The Vitis vinifera cultivar Pinot Noir 40024 chromosome 7, ASM3070453v1 genomic interval AATGCGACCGGCAGGTGATTTGGCAATTAGGAGAGGAGAGGAAGCAAGGAGTGCGATTTTGGAATCATCATCCCGTGTAGACCCCACACTCCTGGAAAAATGAGAGGGTGAGGACCAGTTTACACCGAATTTCAAGACTATCTCTTTCTACTTTCTAAAGAAAGGCCCACGGCCGTCTCCGTCTCTCGATCGATGTTTCACTCCCACCCCtgatttcattttcattgtgACAACTGACATCCGGTCTATCAAAGACAAAGAGAAAATCGAAACAGACAATCGACATTATCAGCCAAAATGATCAAATATGTGATTGATTTTGGGTGGGACTCACTGCCAGAAAAGTGTCTGATACATATTCAATGATGTAAATGGAAATTTTGATATGTATCAATTCTCTGtatctaaatatttttctattgatttATGCATGTGACACTTTGAGTTAACTTTGTATAAAATGCtacattattatttaatatcttaaaattttgagcGAATTTTTGTGGTGgagttcaaaattttgtttggtaatgtcttcaaaaatagatttaaaggaataattttttagaatagtttttaaaataattttaattgttttaagaataaagttttgtttgagaacttaaatatgaaaaataattttattagtttattctCTATGTATTAAGTAGCTATTTATGATATAAATTTCTCTAAAATATTCTTTGTAGTTTtagttgtttttcaaaatattctaacaaatctaaaaacacttataaatttaatttcaaaaataacttaattgttacaaattttaaaataatcccaTATGATTCAAATAGACAGACATTCATCATGGGATCAAATAAACCTTTTAATTAGGGTTAAGGATCAATTTTAAtacaatttataataatttataccCAATCGTGTACGTATTGTTCACTCCAAGTTTAAAGGAGTTCTCAGGTTTTAAAATGCGTTTACAAAATTAAGAGAagtctatatttatataatctCAAGAAATTTTCCTCCTATCCACCGTAGGATATTACGAAATAGTCATGTTCTTAGTCTTATTCTCTTAACCCCTACAAACAATTAGAGAACTTAAACCTATCACTTTGCTTGTACATTTATATAAGTTAgtaaaaatattagttaatgTGCTTAAGAAAGTAGTAGGTAAAATGATGTTTAGTTTCTAGAGAGCTTTGTGGagaataggaaaattttggATGCCATGGTCTACAATTCGTCAAAAGTTCTAGGGTTAGGGTATTTTGTAAGTTAGACATTGAGAAAACAAATAACCATGTGAGTCAGAGATTTATTTTAGCAATGATAGATAAGATGGATGGATTTCAATCAAAAGTACATTGAATGAAGaaagtttattttgaattttgattacaAAGTTTTTCTAAGTAAATGAAGAACTCAAGTGTTATTTCAATGCTTTGAAGGGTTTGagacacaaaaaataaatacataattaaataaaaatctcactttatatatatatatattgtagtTGTTTTTTAAGAAGGTTGAAAAGGGTGGGTTCATTTCTTGGCTTATGACAAGAGAAAAGGATgaatgtttcttttctttttgtatatGACACTCTCATTTTTGGATGCATGCATGCCTAGACTAAGTGATGTATtttgagttgaaattttatgtgATTTGAGACAATAGGTGAAAGCTCCAAAAGTAGAAGAGTCGGTTTGTTTTATTAGGATGTGAGGTAGATAAGCTCTCTATGCATAATGGCCCACCTTTAGGAGCTTCTTACAAGTCTTTAATAGTGAGAGATATAGTTGAGGAGAACTTCTCAAAAAATCTAATCAAATGAAAAGGTTATGGCttgtttgacaattattttcgagaatagttttctattctctagaaccaaaaaaaaaagaaaaactaaaaaacatgtttgacaattaaaaaacagaatgttttcagataatatttttttacttattttcacttattttttggagactatttaataaataattatacaaatatgtacaatgataagtattaaatataaaaattatttttaaaaacatgttaaaagcATTTGAGGttctcaaataaacttttattttacaaaaaatcaaaaaactgtttaaaaaaattattttcaaaaactatttttcaaaaatgtttttaaaaacaattaccaaagaAGGCCTTAGTACTCACAAAAAGTGATAGGTTTACTTTAATTAAAAGTGTCTTATTTAATATGTCagtttattttaattctcttttgttGTCCAAAGGAAGACATGAATGCACAAATTTCATGAAGTCCTGcaatgtaaacaaaatgatagaaaaatatgtaaaataatttttttttattaaaactaattatGGGGATACAATCTTTGTagcaatattattttatgaaaaaatatatttctctttGATTCATTTAAAGAGGACAACAAAAACGTTTTCTTAATTTCGAAAATCAGTCGAGGGTTATAAGTGACTTATTCCcaaataaacttattaaaagATAAAGATTGTGTGTGTAACACTTCTGATGTTTCTTGAATTTATAGGGGGATTTTGTGaagacttttctttttctttttgaagtcTCTCTTCTCATGTAGATTGTGTGTAACACTTATAagtaaaattatgaaattaaatttggaatcccCTAATATTTAGTtgtttaattcaaagaatttgattatttaatttaacaaCTTGTCTCTTTCATTAAGAAAATCTGtcaacaagaaaatatttatttttaattctcttttaaattagaaattttgacTTTATTTGCAAGATTAAGTtttgtagtttttaaaatttcgtCATGTGTTACCTTTTGAACACATGTCACATGTCCAATGTGTGTGACTCATCACTTATTAaacccaaattttattgaactaGGAAGCCACAATTTTAAACACCAATTtagcaataattttatttattaaaaaatttaatgtttacAGGGTGTTGTTGATACAAGAAAAAATCTAGAGAGACCGAGGCTGTGAGCTCTTAAAAATAACCTcatttggttattttttttaaataaacaattgTTTTTCAGAtaagaaacttttttttaatattagatttttatttgtAGTCGAACAATTGTTATTAGGCATTGCTTGTCCATGCATCCACACACACAAAACACACTCGCCCCTACTATGTTATGGCACACTGTATTAACTATTTAATGAATACAAATTTCTTAACTTGAGTTTTGCTTTTTTAGCCCTATGCAATAAGGTTTGGTTGAGCCAAAGAAAGCAATTCAATAACTCCCTAAAGTTCAAAATCTATAAGCTAAATTGTCAGGACGAGTAAGCAGAAATGATGAGATAAACACTGATGTCTTGTTCTATTCCATGATCAAGTTCTCTTCCATAGAGTGGGGTGCTAGACTTTCAATTTTGGTTTTATTCTTTACTTAGCCTGGGATTTGCATTGCTTAGGATGTTTGCTTCTTCCTAAGTATGAAGTTCCTATGGATGTATGGTTTTTTTCCTAACTTTGTTTAGGTAAAAAGAGTCTTATCGGGAATGGGGTTGGCAGTTGATGTCGGTGCCAATGTATTCAACTCTAGGATGTCGAGAAGATGGTAAGACGTACGAGTTACGAGAAGGACCACTTTTTATTGGGATTTCTCAGGTTAAAACAACGGGACCCACCACCTTACATAGAAGGGAAGTTTCTCAACAAAAGGAAAGTTGTACTTTACCATTTTTGCAAATTGATAATCACTTTGTGATTTAAGGCCATTGGAAAAAAGCGCTGCTAGGTTGACTGTGGAACAGCTGGCTTCTCGACGGAGTAATGTCTCATTTTGCCAAATAGCTAAGCTTATAAACATCATAGCTTCATGGAGggtagaaaaattatttagttggGTACATTATTCTTAAGATTTTATGTGTGGTATTCTTTCTCCGTAGGGAGTTTGCTGAGTCTAATGCTTCAAGATCCAGATGTGGAGTAAAGCTTATCTAAGAAGTTCAAGTCCTAGGACAGGTTGATATgcataattttcataatatgtACATTAATCTGATAAgatttttcttgaaattaatTTCCTGAAATGTCAGACCTGGCCAAGTGGGAGTTAGAGAGCCCTATAAGTAACTGTGGTTCGCCTCTGTGTGAAGGGAACCTAGCTTTCGATTCTTCTTCTAGTCGTTTAGAAATGGAGAGAAAGACGAATGCGGGTCGCAAGAAGATCGAGATGAAGTTGATTTCAGCATCAGACGCTCGGCAAGTCACTTTCTCTAAGCGTCGATCCGGGCTTTTCAAGAAGGCGAGTGAGCTTGCCACCTTGTGTGATTCTGAAACTGCAGTCATTGCCTTCTCCCCAGGTGGCAAGGCTTTCTCATTTGGCCACCCCTCGGTCGAGGCGGTAATAAACAGGTATGACGGCCAAAGCCAGGCACTGGATGCTGGTGATCAGAGTGTTCAAACTGACAATCTGCGTGAGCTCATCCAACGATACAATGCTCTGCTTGATCAACTGGAAGTCGAAAAAAAACGTGGGGAGGCCATCAAGCGTATGGGGATGGAGATGAAGGCAAAGACCTGGTTGCTTACACCGGTAGAGAACCTTAACCCCACTCAACTGCAGATTTTAAAGGTTCTGATGGAGGATCTTAAAAAGAGAGTATACCAGCAACGTGAGGAGCTCTCGAAGAAGGCTCGTACCCCAAGACCACTCCTGGATCTAAACACAGTTGAACCTGATGATCCCTCTGCTTCTAACCCAACCAAGAATAACTCCATGGAGGGAGGAGGAGGTTCTGAGTGAATTTTTTGGAAGATTTTCACATAGTTGTCCGCAGCCATATGTGATCAGTTCTATATATGTGATATGTTTGGAAATAAAGGGCATTAAGCTGAAAATCCCAATCTTgttttgtttgaattgtttCAATGATGATGGTGAATAAAATGACTTTCCTCATCCTTTGTTATATGCTTCAAATCAGCCATGGATGTTTTTGGGAATTCTGGGTTAAAACTCTAAAGCAAGAACCATTAATGAAGCAGCTCATATTCTTCAGGGTATGTACAACCGTACAAGGAGATACGAAAATAAGAAGCTTTAGTTATTTGCTCTATTATGTCGTGGGTATATAAGCATATATTCACCTTTGGCCTCTTACGCCAATGTATGACCTTCAGCCTCTTATCTACGTACCTTTTAAATCAGGCTTGTGTTGTTGAAATCGTAGTCAAAAGTGAAATTCGATTCTGTACCACCTTAAGTGgaactgttcttgaaaacaataaGCTCTTACATAGattataaaacagtttttttaaagccaaaaatacatatttgactatttttttatttatttttattttgttttgattaccctttttaaataaatttaaagtgtttttaactataattttagaaagtgtttttagttattttgacatataaatttttttatctttttaaatattaaaaaattaaaaacattttttagaattattgtcCATTGtacttttagttattttttataatattttatataataattgaaaatattataaatattttaaaaactttttcattaaaaataagaagaatattttaaaaagttttacattatacataaataaataatacatgAATAGTActtttatagaaaataagttaaaaaaattattttttatatttgaattcctaaacataaaattcaaatttcaactgATTTCTCAACAATTCTAAAGTCTCCATGCAATGATACTAAGCTTCTTTTGATCATGAAAGTATTTAAGTAAGGGAAAGCAAATGAATCATTTCAACTTCTATTTTTGGTTTACTATgcaaattgaaaaaacaaaaataaataaataaataaataaataaaaataaaaataaaaaagctaatgaaaaatttcttgaatttAGACTCCTTCTATATTTtcctttcacaatttttttcctttttagtttttttcttccaaaatccAAAGGAAGCTTATAAGATCTGGTGAGATATGACACCCAATATATCCAACGGACAAAAAATAAGAAGGTAATTAATTCCTCCTAAAAAGGTAGAAATAAGAAGATGGGTGTGACTTAAAATTACCAAGTTGTCATGCTATTGTTAATGAATCAGTGTCACTTAGGTTGAAAGGTAGGAAAATTGTAggataatttaatttgataattattaacaaaaataggGAAAGAATAAGGCATTATTTGGCCTAATTAAtaacattaattttattattttattctttataagCCATCCCATTcttatgaaaatatgagcaaGATTGTTGATTTCACACCTAGACACAGAAGTAGATACCAAGAGCAACACTGAAATATGGAGATACCAAAAGTGACTCTAACACATAAATGaaatatcaatttaattatttagtcaaatttatttcttttttttactctctcaccatttcatttattaacaagtcaataaaaaataagtgaaattaatGACTTCAATGGTAGACACAAAAAGGGTTGCCAAAAGTAACAAATAGTGCATAGAAATACTAAAAGTGACACTCACacataaatgaaatatttgttTAGTGCATGATATATGACAAtattttggatttgatttttctGTTAGTCGAAGTGAAAtaaataattccaaaaataaaataaaatattaatttaattaataatatgaaattattaatttatggtTCTAATCCAATCTAAATATACATTCATGGAGGTGAATTAGATATCAGTCCTTTTTGTAAATTATGTCATTTTGAATACAAGAAaccaatgtttttaaaatcaaaccGAACAatgaaccgaaaaagttactAGTTTATATTCACTAGTTGGGTCGATGGTCGAACTGCAGTTAAATCagtgatatcataaatatataatatatattttattagaattaataatatttataatattatttattcatttttatataaatgtattaatatttaaaatttagtaaacaaaataaatatttaaatatgaaaagatattggaaatgaaaaaaaattgtattatatatatatacaagtttCAACACAAGTAAAGTGTATCAAAATTGAGCAATTATCCTTCTATGAACCTATCGTCAgctttataaacatttttacaTCTATTATAAACTAAATGGTTATCGAGAGATTTGACCtattttgctaaaaaaaattcGGTTCTTGAAGAACCTGCCTCACTTCGTTCATTGGTCCAACAGAACACGA includes:
- the LOC100254278 gene encoding agamous-like MADS-box protein AGL29, coding for MSDLAKWELESPISNCGSPLCEGNLAFDSSSSRLEMERKTNAGRKKIEMKLISASDARQVTFSKRRSGLFKKASELATLCDSETAVIAFSPGGKAFSFGHPSVEAVINRYDGQSQALDAGDQSVQTDNLRELIQRYNALLDQLEVEKKRGEAIKRMGMEMKAKTWLLTPVENLNPTQLQILKVLMEDLKKRVYQQREELSKKARTPRPLLDLNTVEPDDPSASNPTKNNSMEGGGGSE